In Clostridium butyricum, the genomic stretch TTAGATGCAGCAATAGAAGAAGCTGTAAAAATATTTAATCCCAAAACTATATGGATATGTTCAACTTGTCCAGTTGGACTAATAGGAGATGATCTTCCTGCTGTTGCAAAAAGAAATTCTGAGAAGTTTGGTATAACAGTTATGGCATTTCCTTGTGAAGGATATAAAGGTGTATCTCAATCAGCAGGGCACCATATAGCAAATAATATTATAATCCGTGATTTGATTGGTACTGTGGATTACAAACCAATTAAGCATTCCGTAAACATACTTGGCGAGTATAATATAGGCGGTGATGCTTGGGAAATCAAAAGAATCTTAACATTATGCGGCTATGAAGTAATATCAACATTCACTGGCGATGGAAGTGTTGAACATTATAGAAGAGCCCACACTGCTGATTTGAATGTTATTCAATGTCATCGTTCAATTAATTATATAGCAGAAATGATGAAAATACAATATGGTACTGCATGGATGAAAGGTGATTTCATCGGTTTAGATAACACTATCGAAACCTTAAGAGAAATGGCTAAATTTTTCGGTGATCCTGTGTTAACTGAACAGACAGAAAAAGTAATTTCATCAGAGCTTTCTAATATAAGTGATGATATGAATTTTTACAAAGAAAAATTAGAAGGAAAAGTTGCTGCTATATGTGTTGGTGGTTCAAGAACACATCATTATCAACTTCTTCTTAAGGATTTTGGTGTAAAAACAGTTCTTGCAGGATATGAATTTGCCCATAGGGATGACTATGAAGGAAGAAAAGTTATTCCAGATATCGTAGAAGATGCAGATTTAAAGAATATTGATGTATTACATGTTGATAAAGAACCAGAAAAATTTAAGATATATAGAACCGAGGAAGAAATAGAAGAACTTAAAAAAGAGATAGCAGAATTAGAAGATTATGAAGGTATGGAAGCAGATATGGATAAAGGATCAGTAATAATTGATGACTTTAATCATTATGAAACTGAAGAGTTTTTAAAAATGTTAAAACCTGATATTTTCTTCTCAGGTATTAAGGATAAATTTGTATTCCAAAAGCAAGGAATATTATCAAGACAGCTTCATTCATATGACTATGCAGGACCTTATGCTGGTTTTAAGGGTGCAGTTAACTTTGGAAAAGATGTAACAATGGGATTATCTACTCCAGTATGGAATTATACTGTTGCACCTTGGAAAACACAATCAGTTTTAGAAGGGAAATTAGGAGGTGAAGAGTAATTATGATGCTAGATTTAACACCTAAAGAAATTACAGAGCGTAAAAGCTTAAAAATAAATCCAAATAAGACATGTCAGCCAGTTGGAGCAATGTATGCTGCACTAGGTGTACATAACTGTATGCCTCACAGTCATGGATCTCAAGGATGTTGCTCATATCATAGAACATTCTTGACAAGACATTTTAAAGATCCAGCAATGGCTTCAACTTCGGCATTTAGTGAAGGTGCTTGTGTATTCGGTGGCTCATCAAATTTAATAACTGCAGCTAAAAATGTCTTTGATATATATAATCCAGACATTATGGCTGTACACACTACATGTTTATCAGAAACTATAGGTGATGATATTGGTTCAATTATTGAGTCAATCGATATACCTGAAGGAAAGTATATGGTTCAGGCTCATACACCAAGTTATGTTGGTTCACATGTAACAGGATTTGCAAACATGGTTGCTGGTTTTATACGTGATCTTTCAGAAAAATCAGGAACATCAACAGGAAAGCTTTGTGTTCTTCCTGGTTTTGTAAATCCAGGTGATATGAGAGAAATGAAGAGAATAATGAATAGTATGAAAGCTCCATTTACAATGCTTCCAGATACAACAGGTGTACTTGATGCACCTATGACTGGAAAATTTAATATCTTCCCTAAAGGAGGAACTTTAGTTGAAGATATTATTGCATTAGGTGATGCTGAACTTACTCTAGGAATTGGAAAGTTTGCAAGTGAAGAACCTGCAAATGTTCTTGAAAATATACACAAAGTTCCACAGAAAATATTAACAATGCCAATTGGTATATGTTCCACAGATGATTTTATAATGGAACTTGCTAAATTCACTAAGGGAGAAGTTCCTTATGAACTTGAGGAAGAAAGAGGACAGCTTCTTGATATTATGATTGATTCTCATCCATATTATTCAGGAAAAAAGGTGGCAATAAATGGAGATCCTGATTTTGTAATAGCAATGGCTAAATTTGCATTAGAACTTGGTATGGTTCCTAAATACGTAATAACAGGAACTCCTGGGAAAGCATTTGAAGCAACTATTAATAAACTTTTTGAAGAACATAATGTTGAAGGATGTATATGTAAAGCTGAAAGTGATTTATTTGAATTACATCAATTAATTAAAAATGAAAAAGTAGATTTATTAATTGGAGGAACTCATTCAAAATATATAGCAAGAGCTGAAGATATACCATTTGTAAGAGCAGGTTTTCCAATAATAGATAGATATGTACATTCATATATGCCTTTAGTAGGATACAGAGGTGGCATGAGACTAATTGAATTAATACTTAATGCATTGATGGACAGAATGGACAGAGATGCTAAAGACGAAGATTTTGAATTAGTTTTATAAAAAGATAAAAATTTAAGATATTGAGCAGTGTTGTTATTTAATTTTAATATATAACCTGCTCAATATTCTTATAATCAAAGAAGATTTAGAGCATTTATTCAGGCAGGAGGATATATGGACTTTAAAATATGAAATGAATTTCCTGTCATTTTAAATTTTAGA encodes the following:
- a CDS encoding nitrogenase component 1, producing the protein MLDLTPKEITERKSLKINPNKTCQPVGAMYAALGVHNCMPHSHGSQGCCSYHRTFLTRHFKDPAMASTSAFSEGACVFGGSSNLITAAKNVFDIYNPDIMAVHTTCLSETIGDDIGSIIESIDIPEGKYMVQAHTPSYVGSHVTGFANMVAGFIRDLSEKSGTSTGKLCVLPGFVNPGDMREMKRIMNSMKAPFTMLPDTTGVLDAPMTGKFNIFPKGGTLVEDIIALGDAELTLGIGKFASEEPANVLENIHKVPQKILTMPIGICSTDDFIMELAKFTKGEVPYELEEERGQLLDIMIDSHPYYSGKKVAINGDPDFVIAMAKFALELGMVPKYVITGTPGKAFEATINKLFEEHNVEGCICKAESDLFELHQLIKNEKVDLLIGGTHSKYIARAEDIPFVRAGFPIIDRYVHSYMPLVGYRGGMRLIELILNALMDRMDRDAKDEDFELVL
- a CDS encoding nitrogenase component I subunit alpha produces the protein MSKIDSVLDKYSAKVYKNRKKHVLELEHETQEIDANRRSVPGLINHRGCCYAGCKGVVLGPTKDALIITHGPIGCGFYSWGTRRNKAIAEEGSNQNYVQYCFSTDLQESDIVFGGEKKLDAAIEEAVKIFNPKTIWICSTCPVGLIGDDLPAVAKRNSEKFGITVMAFPCEGYKGVSQSAGHHIANNIIIRDLIGTVDYKPIKHSVNILGEYNIGGDAWEIKRILTLCGYEVISTFTGDGSVEHYRRAHTADLNVIQCHRSINYIAEMMKIQYGTAWMKGDFIGLDNTIETLREMAKFFGDPVLTEQTEKVISSELSNISDDMNFYKEKLEGKVAAICVGGSRTHHYQLLLKDFGVKTVLAGYEFAHRDDYEGRKVIPDIVEDADLKNIDVLHVDKEPEKFKIYRTEEEIEELKKEIAELEDYEGMEADMDKGSVIIDDFNHYETEEFLKMLKPDIFFSGIKDKFVFQKQGILSRQLHSYDYAGPYAGFKGAVNFGKDVTMGLSTPVWNYTVAPWKTQSVLEGKLGGEE